A window of Melopsittacus undulatus isolate bMelUnd1 chromosome 2, bMelUnd1.mat.Z, whole genome shotgun sequence contains these coding sequences:
- the AKAP17A gene encoding A-kinase anchor protein 17A yields MAAATIVHDTSEAVELCAPCGLYLKPITKMTISVALPQLKQPGKSISNWEVMERLKGMVQTHQFSTLRISKSTMDFIRFEGEVENKSLVKSFLACLDGKTIKLSGFSDILKVRAAEYKIDFPTRHDWDSFFRDAKDMNETLPGERPDTIHLEGLPCKWFAAKDSGSEKPSEEILIKVFRNFGEIRNVDIPMLDPYREEMTGRNFHTFSFGGHLNFEAYVQYQEYAGFIKAMNALRGMKLMYKGDDGKAVACNIKVSFDSTKHLSDASIKKRQLERQKLQELEKQREEQKRKEKEAEEKKKEEERKQRELEEYERERKREEKLRKREQKQKDREVRRNKKQLEKLQAEEQKKLQEKIKLEERKLLLAQRNLQSIRLIAELLSRAKTVKLLEQEQNEERICLQQLEERRRLQEAELKRVEEEKERALGLQRKEKELREKLLNNLLSKKMDAINQSEEETEASQSDVPKTPSGVPHTVSSSCITSTSGQAVTSKLASSSQGDIATSESVNAQCKYLNGNINDKVHVKEGQKFHTTNSERCSQKRSSGVLSCLPVNNQQQKSLSSSDQNTCRKDLHCEQRKHSTEPRRRKSRSCSSVNTDESKGKRERNRHRRDESYQDEKRRKERRYYRHSSRSYSPRRSHSPRQRSVSPRRSRYRRTRSRERKRDRRERSRSRRSVSRRRRHRRSLSKQRSTWSG; encoded by the exons ATGGCTGCTGCAACAATAGTTCATGATACATCAGAAGCTGTAGAGCTCTGTGCTCCCTGTGGGTTATACCTTAAACCCATTACAAAAATGACCATCAGTGTGGCACTTCCTCAGCTGAAACAACCAGGAAAATCCATTTCGAACTGGGAAGTGATGGAAAGATTGAAAGGGATGGTGCAAACTCATCAGTTTTCCACTCTGCGGATTTCTAAAAGCACAATGGATTTCATCCGGTTTGAAGGAGAGGTTGAAAATAAGAGTTTGGTTAAATCTTTCCTGGCATGCCTTGATGGCAAAACAATAAAGCTGAGTGGCTTCTCTGACATTTTGAAAGTCCGTGCCGCAGAATACAAGATTGACTTTCCAACCAGGCATGACTGGGACTCGTTTTTCCGCGATGCAAAAGATATGAATGAAACTTTGCCTGGGGAAAGGCCAGATACTATTCACTTAGAGGGCTTACCTTGTAAGTGGTTTGCGGCAAAGGACTCTGGTTCTGAAAAGCCAAGTGAAGAAATCCTCATAAAAGTGTTCAGGAACTTTGGAGAAATACGTAATGTGGACATACCCATGCTGGACCCCTACAGAGAAGAAATGACAGGCAGGAATTTTCACACCTTCAGTTTTGGAGGCCATTTAAATTTTGAAGCTTATGTTCAGTATCAAGAGTATGCAGGTTTCATTAAGGCCATGAATGCTCTGCGAGGGATGAAGCTCATGTATAAAGGTGATGATGGCAAAGCAGTGGCATGCAATATAAAG GTTTCTTTTGACTCAACAAAACACCTCAGTGATGCATCAATTAAGAAGCGTCAGCTTGAAAGGCAAAAGCTCCAAGAGCttgaaaaacagagagaagaacaaaaacgtaaagagaaagaagctgaagaaaaaaaaaaagaggaagaaag gaagcagagagagcttGAAGAatatgagagagagagaaaaagagaagaaaagttgCGCAAGagggaacagaaacagaaagatcGTGAAGTTCGACGAAACAAAAAGCAACTTGAAAAGCTTCaagctgaagaacagaaaaaacttCAAGAGAAGATAAAGTTAGAAGAAAGAAAGCTCCTGTTAGCTCAGAGAAATCTTCAATCTATTAGACTAATTGCGGAACTGCTAAGCAGGGCAAAG ACGGTAAAGCTTTTGGAGCAAGAACAGAATGAAGAAAGGATTTGTCTTCAGCAGCTAGAGGAGAGACGAAGGCTCCAGGAGGCTGAACTGAAACgtgtggaagaagaaaaggaaagagcacTGGGGttgcagagaaaagagaaggaactgAGGGAAAAACTACTGAACAATCTTCTAAGCAAGAAAATGGATGCAATTAATCAAAgtgaagaagaaactgaagcatcTCAGTCTGATGTGCCAAAAACCCCTAGTGGTGTTCCACACACTGTGTCTTCCAGCTGCATCACTTCTACCTCAGGACAGGCTGTTACAAGCAAACTGGCTTCCAGCTCTCAAGGTGACATAGCAACCTCTGAGAGTGTAAACGCTCAATGCAAGTACTTGAATGGCAATATTAATGACAAAGTTCATGTCAAAGAAGGTCAGAAATTTCATACCACAAACTCTGAGAGGTGTTCTCAGAAAAGAAGTTCAGGGGTACTTTCATGTCTTCCTGTGAATAACCAGCAACAAAAGAGCCTCTCTAGCTCTGACCAGAATACTTGCAGGAAGGACTTGCACTGTGAGCAGCGCAAACATAGCACAGAgccaagaaggagaaagagccGGTCATGTAGCAgtgtaaacactgatgaaagTAAGGGTAAACGAGAGAGGAACAGACACAGAAGAGATGAGAGTTACCAGGATGAAAagcgcaggaaagaaaggaggtATTATAGACACTCTAGCAGAAGTTACAGTCCTCGACGAAGCCATAGTCCTCGTCAAAGAAGTGTAAGCCCTAGACGTTCACGTTACAGAAGAACTCGCAGTAGGGAACGTAAACGAGACAGACGAGAAAGAAGTCGTAGTCGTAGAAGTGTGAGCAGGAGACGAAGGCACCGGCGATCACTGAGTAAGCAAAGGAGTACTTGGAGTGGGTAG
- the ASMT gene encoding acetylserotonin O-methyltransferase — protein sequence MGSTEKLDYPQDVLQYSSGFLVSKVMFTACELGVFDLLLDSGEPLSMDAIAARLGTSTTGMERLLDACVGLKLLAVELTKEGALYRNTDISNIYLTKSSPKSQYHIMMYYSNTVYLCWHYLADAVREGKNQYERVFHISSKDPFGAMYRSEEEMLKFMAGQNSVWSIYGRDVLVAFDLSLFKQIYDLGGGGGALAREYVSLYPNSTVTIYDLPKVIQVAKEQFVPPEEHRITFHEGDFFNDPIPEAELYILSKILHDWDDDKCKQLLANVYKACKPGGGVLLVESLLNEDKSGPLETQLYSMNMLVQTEGKERTAAEYSKLLEAAGFGEIQVKRTGKLYDAVLGRK from the exons ATGGGTTCTACAGAAAAACTTGACTATCCTCAAGACGTCTTACAATACAGCAGTGGATTTTTAGTCTCAAAG gTTATGTTCACTGCTTGTGAGTTGGGGGTGTTTGATCTTTTGCTGGACTCAGGGGAACCTCTGTCCATGGATGCCATTGCTGCACGCTTGGGTACCAGCACCACAGGGATGGAAAGACTGCTGGATGCCTGTGTGGGGTTGAAGCTCTTGGCAGTAGAGCTGACAAAAGAAGGAG CCCTCtacagaaacacagacatttcCAACATCTACCTTACAAAATCAAGTCCCAAGTCTCAGTATCATATTATGATGTATTACTCCAATACAGTCTACTTGTGTTGGCACTACCTGGCTGATGCTGTGAG agaaggaaaaaaccagtATGAAAGAGTTTTTCACATTTCATCTAAAGACCCTTTTGGAGCAATGTACAG ATCAgaagaagaaatgctgaaattcaTGGCTGGCCAGAACTCAGTATGGAGCATATATGGCAGGGATGTACTTGTTGCATTTGATCTTTCCCTTTTCAAGCAGATCTATGACCTGGGAG GTGGTGGAGGAGCTTTGGCCCGGGAGTATGTTTCTTTGTACCCAAATTCCACTGTCACTATTTATGACCTGCCAAAAGTCATACAAGTGGCCAAAGAGCAATTTGTTCCACCTGAGGAGCATCGTATCACTTTCCACGAAG GAGACTTCTTTAATGATCCAATTCCAGAAGCTGAACTGTATATTTTATCCAAGATATTGCATGATTGGGATGATGACAAATGCAAGCAGCTGCTGGCAAATGTCTACAAAGCTTGCAAGCCTG GTGGTGGAGTGCTGCTGGTTGAATCACTGCTGAATGAGGATAAAAGTGGGCCTTTAGAAACTCAACTCTATTCGATGAATATGTTGGTccagacagaaggaaaagagcgAACAGCAGCAGAGTACAGCAAGCTCCTTGAAGCAGCTGGCTTTGGAGAGATTCAAGTCAAGAGGACGGGAAAACTTTATGATGCTGTTTTAGGAAGGAAATAA